TACTATCAAGATACAACCTTGGATCGTCTGCCCTTTAGTGCCGGTTCGTCCTCTATGAACTACAGGAGGACCTGACGTTCATCACGAACAACAAACAATTCCCAGCACATAAAATCCACATAACAACAAGCCGAACGAACAAGTTGCCGTGAACTCATCACAACAGCACAATGCAGAGTATTTTTCGAAATGTACGCCATTGCACcactttttcgaaaaatcGGGCGAATCTATTGGAAGCAACTCTTATTCCATCGTCTACCTCAActataaatagaaaatattcTGCTCAAGGGTAATACAAATTTTATAGAGGTTATGTAATGCAAGATGGTGCCATTTTGCTTTACATTTTTACAACAAATAATTTGatgctttaatttttttaatcaagaaCGGAGCCTGAATATGACATTGTTATTGTTGGTGGAGGAATTGTTGGGATGGCAACGGCCAGGGAGATGATCATGAGACACCCTAACATGAAATTTGcagttgttgaaaaagaaaactgtttAGGTAACTAGTAGTATCCTGTTGTTGTAGTTcactttttaatgaaaattttgcAGTGTAATTTGATGCTACAAGAGTGTTATgttaagaagagaaaaatatttcacaaaTGACAGCAGATCGTTCTGCCTAATTTCAGCTGCTCATCAGAGTGGACACAACAGTGGAGTTGTTCATGGTGGGATTTACTACAAGCCTGGATCACTGAAGGCTAAACTTTGTGTTGAAGGACTCCACCTCTCATACAAGTACTTTGATGAGAAAGGGATTCCCtacaaaaaatgtggaaaactTATTGTTGCTGTTGAAAAACAAGAGCTGCCAAGATTGGAAGATCTCTACAACAGGGGGATTCAAAACGGTGTCCCAGATATTCAAATGATTGATGGAgccaaaatcaaagaaattgaaCCATACTGTCAGGTATGGAAAAAGTCTGATTTTTCAATTGTCCTAGCAAACTCAATTCATTTTGTATGCAATCACTTCATTTAAGGGTCTTAAAGCAGTGTGGTCGCCTCATACAGGTATTGTAGATTGGGGATTAGTCACCCAGTATTACGGCGAGGACTTTAAAGCCTTAGGAGGTGACATTCACTTAAATTTTGAAGTGAAAGATTTCAAAGTTTCCGAAGAAAGTAAAGTAAAGGCCCTCGCGAGCAATAAAAAAGGAGTGCAGGTCACGGCAAGCAATGGGGTAAATTAATCAAGAAACGATTTCAACAGTAAATTTTCGCTGTAGTCATTAATTGTTTCTATCAATTTCCCTTTAAAAATAGCAATCTGTTCGATGCAAATACGTTTTGACCTGCGGTGGCCTTCAATCGGATCGTCTGGCTGAACTCTCAGGCTGTTCTAGAGAACCACGAATTGTTCCTTTCCGTGGCGAATACCTTCTGCTTAATCCCAAGAAAACACATTTAGTGAAAGGCAATATTTACCCGgtaagcaatttaaaaaaaacacagacaAATGTGAAGtctcaaaataaattgaatttgatctTTAGGTTCCCGATCCTCGTTTCCCATTCCTTGGCGTCCACTTTACTCCAAGAATGGACGGTTCTGTTTGGCTGGGCCCAAACGCAGTTTTAGCTCTGAAGCGCGAAGGATATAGGTATTATGCCCTTgtgccaaattcaaagaatcacaccaaaacatttcaatgaaattactttcagttgGGGAGACATCAACCTGCGAGATCTCTTTGATTCTTTGCGCTATCGCGGATTCCAGAAGTTGGCAGTCAAGCACGTCGCATTCGGTCTCCAAGAAATAGTACGATCTGCTTTTATTAGTTTGTCCCTCAAAGAACTGCAAAAGTACATACCGGAGGTGCAGTCTTCCGACATCTCCAGGTACTAAGATTTACCCTTTTATTGTTTTCCAGACAATAAAAATTCCCCAAATTGTTTACACACgatatatattttcttgatttcgcAGAGGACCAGCTGGGGTCCGTGCTCAAGCCCTTGATGCCGATGGAAGTCTGGTGGAGGATTTCGTTTTCGACTACGGAATGGGCGAAATCGGTCGTAACGTAATTCACTGTCGAAACACCCCTTCACCTGGTGCCACGAGTTCGCTCGCCATCGCCAAAATGATCGCCGATAAAGCCGAAAAGGACTTTCTCCTGAAATGATCCACCTTCTAGAATATTGTTACTTCCCCTCCCCCTCCCCATTCCCCGATTTATGAATAGTCGCTTCTTGTTGATAGAGCTATTACAGTTGACGTTATCCCCTTATACTTTCCTACTTCTTGTGCAGCGATCTTGATTGGATGGCGGTGAAGTGAAAACGGATGCTATCCCATGTTGTCCTGGAAACTCTGAGTAAGTAGACCgcgccttttaaaaaaaatgatccaCGGGATCGATTGGGAGCGGTTTACAGTCTAAACAGCTTTCAACTGCCGTTGCTACTCTCGTCGTCTTAccgaaacttttttatttcgggTTATAATTGATTCTGAACTTGCAGCTCGAACACGCTTTTATCTCCACCCTCACAGCCGTCATCCAATGAAGCAAAACACATCGTCTTCATCCACACCTACACAAGGCGTTGCTTATAGACGGAGGCATTTCAACAGTCCTACAGCTtcccaaacaacaacagccaaaaaagaaaatagggaTTTATGAAATGGTGTTTTTGATTGCTAaaggttatttttcttttcgttctttCCTCATCTCAATCTCATCTTCAAAGGAGATTCTCcctactctctctctttcgctcTTTTAACTTTTCATTCCAAAAAAAGTCTTCCAACTATCAAAGCGGGAGATGAAAGGACCcggaaaatgtaaaaaaaaaaaatagatagggatcgttagattttttatttcgagacCAACGTCTTTCGAAATCCggatgaataaataataaataaataaataacacacacactttttatttcctttttctcaaaCCCTCGTTCCGTGTAACCCTCTGGGGTTGTATCAGCTTagggcttctttttttattattttttcggagtTTTAATGCGACAGTTTCTCGTTCCGATGTCCAACATACGGTTTAGTTATCTTTTTACGGTAGCTGCTGGTTGCGATGGATGTGCACTGGAAGGCTCATCacatttttgtctaatttgttTGTACGGTTCTTTCGAGACCGCACAGCGTGATTCTCTGGACCGTGTCTAGCCTTACATGTGGCACAACACGCACAGACGCAATCGTTCACAGCTTTCAGCTGGATATTTAAATCTTACAAATGAAACAGACATGGGAGGGGGGGACCACGGGCTGTGTGATCAGCGGGTGGGAGAGGCCATATTGATCTGACATTTCCCTCATAGCACATGCACGCTGCTCTGTGTCCCTCCCCATCAGAGAGAAAATGGCTAGAGCTGAGCGGCGCTGTGCGGCCCGTAAATAACAGACTGGCCGCCCCGACTGATTATTTGACGATATACACACCCCTAAGCTTATTTTTTGGGTTACATTTACATGCATTGAATATGAGGagggaaggagaagaagacgatggGAGAAGACGatgggaaaagaatgaataagTTGGACGAGAAGATGGAGGGCTGTTTTGTGACCGTCTGACAGCGCCCTATTAGTTGGTCGGCTGAATTGTGCAGTGTCACACTCAAAGGCCATCAAAGAGAAACGTTCACAAACACGAATAAAACGCTAGCGACGATACACGCGCATCACATTTCCCATCATCGGTAGTATAAAATATACACAACCAAGCGATATTATATGTACACGTCCAGgggaatagaagaagaagaagcctgaATCTTGTGTGAGAAGCCTTACGCAATATCGCATTTATTTACACCCAGAAGCGAACCAAacacaattttcttcttcttgtgttgaGGGGGGTACCTATTACACCCGGTAGTAATGTATAAAGGACTCAGATCTACGCATCATTTCTCACTGGTGgtgaatgagaaaagaaaagaaaaaaggagggaaaaacgAACTATTCTTCTACACTTGGTGGCCGTGATTTCTTTTCGTTGTTGAGTTAGTTGTGCCCTCCTTATTTTCGTCCCTCGCTGGAAATGGAATGAGACAGACGAAAGAAATATATAAccctcaaagaaaaaaaatagagggtagaaagaagaagaagaagaagaaaagagaggagGGTTGCTTGGGTAAGTAATCATCCCGGAGCCAGTGGGCGGTCGTCTGCCGTACGTGGCGCCCGCGCCGGATATACGCGCACCAGCTCCGTGGTGAACCCAATATAGTGCGCGTTAAaatttggaagaaaaataacaacacacaacgaaaaatgttgtgtgtatcctattctttaatttcttcttcattttttcccccctgctCAGAAGTCTGTATTTTTCCACGCCCTTGTACTATAGTACCCCCCCTGCTAACCGCTATATATACGTAACCAATCTTAGTCAACCCTTTTTGTCTTCGGGGTGGAAACTTCTTttgatgtacacacacacagcaatggattgaataaataaaggaTGAAATATTACGCGCAAaacacatgaaaaaaaaggaagctcTTACACACCACACCCACTTCACTTTTACGATTTCGTGGGGAGAGGGGAGAGAATCGATTGTTATTCTGTATTTTTATTCCGGTGAATGATTACGTaacatttttgttcttctttccctCAATGCACGCATGGATGAATCAGATTGCCCTCAGTTGCTACCGACAGAAACCGAATGATTGGAGCCCGGAATCAAAAGAATAttaaccaaaagaagaagaaacagaataagaagaaaaaagtttgtaGTACTCTTAGCTTTTGGCTTCttcctctctgtgtgtgtgtgtgtatgttcaATGATCAGCCGTGCGGGAATGCCTGCCGCTATTGCTcgggattattattatacgatGCCGTTCCGCTTCAATGCCCACTGACGAATATTTCCATCCAGTtacccccttcttcttcttcttcttctcgcgcTGGACTGTGTGAGAGCCAAAAGCCAAGGCGAGTTTCCATTTCGTTCACCCGGCAACCGATTGGTCTGCTCCACTTCAACCATCACAACTCTCGACAAATTGCTTCTTCTTTAAACGGtccaaagagagaaaaataaaaataaaatggtcgacaacacacacacgcacacataaCAACAGGAAATGGTGAAATAACCCGCACGACTTTAAAAAGCTGCAAGAAACaacgccgtcgtcgtcgtgtcaaGATGacgtgtgtgtttttgttttcttggccCGGCAAGAGCGCCATTCCGGTTTTTCCCTCTCCGAAAAAGGGGAGTTGTGGTGGTGGTACTTTTGAACGTTGtcgtgtttgtgtgtttgtagTTATACGGGCGAGAATGCGGTGCAAGGGGAAAAACCatcaagagaaagaagaaaaagagaaagggggTGAAAAACTACCAACAATAAAAACCTCCCAGaaaacaagagaagaagaagaactcggGGGTTGAACGGTTCGTGCTTGCACCAGGAAAAGCTTCGTCTTCCCCCGGCTGATATGCGGAGTaggaggtgtgtgtgtgtgccatttTCAAAGCGAAACGAGTTCAATGGCAGCTAGACGGAAGAGTAGAGAGAATGGGGCGGATTTAGACCCATGAACAGTGGACTGCACATAAGCCAAAGAGCCACAAACTTTTGTGCTCCGGCATTCAAAACTCGGAAACAGCTGAACTGGATAGATGTAAGAAAAACGGGAGTCGTTCGTGTGCCGGGAAGAAGTTCTAGTACATGTGTGACGAGAGGAGGGGGGCGGCCGAGTTTATATACTTTTACAGACAGAGATACATCTCAGCAACAGGGGGGTGTTGGGACAGCAAAGTTGTACCCACTAAAATACAACCGGAGAGAATAGACAACAACAGAAGAGGATGATCTATTGAAACGGACCCGATAAGCAACGAAGAAAAACCAGTTCAGAATTTTCCCCCCTCCGTGGATGGAAGAATAAGAATTCCGGCCGCTAGAGGGATACACggggaaaaatttcttttgttgtaaAAAGCTATACGAGGGTGAGTGTTACTATATACCCTATGGGTCTATCTCTAGGTACcaaggtgagagagagagagagagagattgtgAGTATacaaaagaataatataaGAACCAAATACAATTCCGCCTTTGTATTCGAGCAGCTCCAACCCACTATATAAGAGGGGTAGGAGggagaactaaaaaaacgagGAATAGGAAGAGAATATGAAGGTGGATGAAAACCAGGAGGTGATGGAAAAAGagattggaaaaagaagaagaagagggagaaaaagaagaagaagaaccttgCCCGGAGCACAGTTCCATTCCCGAGTAGGAGGAGTATAACCCCGGAATGTTTGAAAAAACCCTCCTTCTCTACTCCCCCCCTCCTCTCTTCCCCCTTTTATCCGCACAGAGAGGGAACTGGTGTAGTAGCGCCGCTTTTCACTCCAGTCGCACCGCCAACTGCCTGACCGTCGGCAGCATCGTTCGTGACGGTTCTGTTTTTCAATCTACCACCCCTTATATATACGAGAGAAGTGTCGTTTGTGTGTGGATGTCCTGTGAGTCGCGTGAGTGTTCCAGTGGTGTCCGTCAGTTCATCAAGAAAACCGGAGGAAAAGCAATTATTGATTGCCGACAGTCTTTTTTTCCCTAATCACGCTCTTGACCGGCCGCCTCCTATTCAATCATATCCATTCGTTTTTAGATGTGCTGGGATGTGATTGGATATTGGACGTGATTggttcattaaaaaaaggggggaaataattttggacagaaaaacaaaaggactGAAATTGTTAGAAAAATGGAGGACGAATTAAAATGCCCGTCGTGTCGTCAATTTTTCACGCAGCCCGTTTTACTGCCTTGTTTCCACGCAATGTGTCTCAATTGCGCGCTGCACAATCAACAGCCCGTCGTCAACAATTTACCCAGTCACCCGACCGCTCAACCGCACGAACAACAGCAGGAGCAGCCCTTGCCACCTCCGCCGACCGAGCTGCAATTGCTCTCCGAATTGCAGTGCCACGATTGCAACGATTCGGATCAATTGTCGATTCTGAGCGAGACGGACAGCGGCGTGGTGGTGAGCACCAGCGGGAGCAGCGGTGGAAGTAGCCGACCGAGCAGTTGCCACATCCATcccgcttcttcttcgtcatcatcaacaacaacaacaaacaactccAATTCAAATGCTCTTGTCGTGGCCGCCACCATTTCTCTGAGCTGTCCGTCGTGCCGCAAAATCGTCTACTTTGACGAAAATGGAGCGCAGAATTTGCCTCGTTACCGGGCCATGCAAACCATCGTCGACAAATTCAGCGAGTCATCCCATCAGCGGGCGCAGGCCAGCAGCACGCCGTGCCAACTGTGCGACACGACAGAGGGCGGCCAGCAACAAGAAGCTGCGTCCGTCTTTTGCCAACAGTGTCAAGTTTTTTACTGCGACCGATGCAGAGAAAACTGCCACCCGGCCCGCGGTCCGCTCGCTAAACATAGCCTCATCTCACCGCATCAGGGCCGTCAAGCCCTG
Above is a genomic segment from Daphnia pulicaria isolate SC F1-1A chromosome 8, SC_F0-13Bv2, whole genome shotgun sequence containing:
- the LOC124311794 gene encoding L-2-hydroxyglutarate dehydrogenase, mitochondrial-like isoform X2, with amino-acid sequence MLRREKYFTNDSRSFCLISAAHQSGHNSGVVHGGIYYKPGSLKAKLCVEGLHLSYKYFDEKGIPYKKCGKLIVAVEKQELPRLEDLYNRGIQNGVPDIQMIDGAKIKEIEPYCQGLKAVWSPHTGIVDWGLVTQYYGEDFKALGGDIHLNFEVKDFKVSEESKVKALASNKKGVQVTASNGQSVRCKYVLTCGGLQSDRLAELSGCSREPRIVPFRGEYLLLNPKKTHLVKGNIYPVPDPRFPFLGVHFTPRMDGSVWLGPNAVLALKREGYSWGDINLRDLFDSLRYRGFQKLAVKHVAFGLQEIVRSAFISLSLKELQKYIPEVQSSDISRGPAGVRAQALDADGSLVEDFVFDYGMGEIGRNVIHCRNTPSPGATSSLAIAKMIADKAEKDFLLK
- the LOC124311794 gene encoding L-2-hydroxyglutarate dehydrogenase, mitochondrial-like isoform X1, whose product is MQSIFRNVRHCTTFSKNRANLLEATLIPSSTSTINRKYSAQGTEPEYDIVIVGGGIVGMATAREMIMRHPNMKFAVVEKENCLAAHQSGHNSGVVHGGIYYKPGSLKAKLCVEGLHLSYKYFDEKGIPYKKCGKLIVAVEKQELPRLEDLYNRGIQNGVPDIQMIDGAKIKEIEPYCQGLKAVWSPHTGIVDWGLVTQYYGEDFKALGGDIHLNFEVKDFKVSEESKVKALASNKKGVQVTASNGQSVRCKYVLTCGGLQSDRLAELSGCSREPRIVPFRGEYLLLNPKKTHLVKGNIYPVPDPRFPFLGVHFTPRMDGSVWLGPNAVLALKREGYSWGDINLRDLFDSLRYRGFQKLAVKHVAFGLQEIVRSAFISLSLKELQKYIPEVQSSDISRGPAGVRAQALDADGSLVEDFVFDYGMGEIGRNVIHCRNTPSPGATSSLAIAKMIADKAEKDFLLK